ttaataattgtttctCAATTACAAACCCCGGTCCCAGGTCCAGAGTTGTTCTCATCGTTTTATCGCGAACATAATTGTTTTCGTTTCTCAACTTTCAGTGCCCTTGATTTCGACATGAGTGACAATCGAATATACTGGACCGACGTCAAATTAAAAACGATAACTCGGGCGTTTATGAACGGCTCTGATATGGAGAGAGTCGTTGACTTGGGGTTGGAGACGCCCGAGGGTCTGGCGGTCGACTGGGTGGCGCACAACTTATACTGGAGCGATACGGGAAGTCATAGAATAGAGATTGTTCGATTAGATGGATGTAGTAGACGTGTACTGTTGTGGCAGGACATAAGCGAGCCCCGATGTCTAGCGTTAGATCCGGAAAGAGGGTGAGTATACGTAGGATCTAAATACTATATTTCGATCTTTCCGAACTCAGATGTgaatttctctcttcctttatTTGTCGTCTAAAACTCATTTCGAGGCCTCGACTTATAGACACATGTACTGGACAGAAGGACAGGGGTCCGGCAGCATAGAGAGGGCCGTTCTCGATGGGTCCCGACGATCCGTTATTCTATCTCACATCGGACGAGCTCACGGTTTGACCATCGACCACACAGCTCGTCGTTTGTATTGGGCGGATCTTCACACACCTGCCGTAGACAGTTACGACTTGcagacaaaaagaagaagagcgaTAATAACTCAAAACATAGTATACCCGTTCAGTATAACTCAGTATCAGGACTACATATATTGGACGGACTGGAACACGGGGGATATTGAAAGagcaaataaaacgaacggtGGTAATAGAACAAAAATTCACAGCAAACTAGAATCTGTTACCGATTTATTAGTCTTCCACGCATCGAGACAATCTGGTTGGAATTCATGCGCTGTGAATAACGGGGATTGTAGCCACCTCTGTATAGCACTGCCAGGAATGGCCGGCAAATTATCAACCAATTACAAATGCGTTTGTCCGACTCATTACGACCTTGCCAGTGACAACAAAACCTGTATCGGTGAGCAGTGGTTGGCTTTCCATGAATCCAAATTCTCACTTGCCTTATCGGTGTCGTAAATCACTATCCTCTTTACAGCTCCCCGATCTTTTATGATCTACAGTCTCCGCAACGCCATCGGACGTCTTCTACCAGACACCAATGACTGTCCCGACATCGCGCTAAAAGTAcaagggttgaaaaatgttCGTGCCATTGAATTTGATCCGATAACTCGGTACATCTATTGGATAGATGGTCGCATGCAGTCCGTCAAAAAagctttggaaaataaaacacatGCAGAATTAGTCGTCTCCGGTGGATCGGGCCATCCGTTTGACCTAGCGCTAGACCCCCTGGGAAGATTGTTATTCTGGTCATGCTCGGAAAATGACGCGATCAATGTTACCAGATTAGATAACGGGTCTATGCTAGGAGTAGTAGTGAAGGGGGAAGGAGAAAAGCCGCGCAACATTGCCGTCCATCCGGAGAAAAGGTTACTCTTCTGGACGGATATAAGTGGCAACGTGAAAATCATGCAAAGCAAAATCGATGGCAAACAGCGGGTGGTTGTTGCATCGGAATTAGAAACGACAACGAGTATAACGATCGATGCGACCGCCGATCTCATCTATTGGACTCGCGGAAAACAGATCGAGTTCGCCGATCTTTtgggaaagaataaaaaaactttggTCTCTACCGGTCACCTCGGTGTCACACACTTGTCAGTTTTATTCGACCATCTGTACTGGTTCGATCGAGAAGGACAACTAATAGAAAGAGTCAACAAGACTTCTGgactaggaaaaaaaacgttatgGAACCGTTATCATCTCATTGATCTTCTTGCCGTCAGAACTCTCGAGGACCAAGTTATGGACTCACATATTTGTAGTCCGTCCAACGGTCACGGAGGCTGCTCACATTTTTGCATCGGAACCGAATCACCGGAGTGCTCGTGTCCCCAATCGCTGGTGCTCTCCGATGACGAGCGAACCTGCAGAGCTGCACCCGCCTGCGGAGCTGATCATTTCACTTGTGCAGCCGTTGCCAAAGACTGTATTCCGGCTACCTGGCGATGTGACGGGCAAACCGATTGTCCGGATGGCAGCGACGAGCTTGGCTGCCCGGCATGTCGGCACGATCAGTTTCGATGCCAAAGCGGTCATTGTATCGGTGAGgtttgaaaatacgaaaatatcCGACagccgttgaatcgaaatattCAGTCTCCTCGAAACAATTTAAAACCAATGATCGACGATTCTTTCAGATATGTCTTGGGTGTGCGACGGCACTACGCAATGTCACGACGGTTTGGACGAGGCCCACTGTTGTCGTCCCGGCCAGTTCCAGTGCAAAAGAACACGTGTCTGTATATCCGCAACTACACTATGCGATGGTTGGGAAAATTGTGCGGATGGAAGCGATGAATCAGCATCGGCGTGTGCATCGGCGAATCACAGACAGGACGTGGGGCCAACACTGGATTCTGGCAAAAGTACATACGTGGTTGCGATCCTTGTGGTAATGGCAGCCGGAATATTAGTTGTATTGGGTTTCTGCTACTGCAGAAGAAGGTTTGCAAGCAACGAAGACCTACCGGATATTTTACATGATTCTGCCGGTGATCCTCTTTCACCGAAGCCCGGAAGAGCCGCTAAGCCGATGCTAGCccaaaaaaatgtaagaaaagaTCTCAATACCGGTGCCGAGGCCGTTAGAATGTCGGCATTGAATGGTAGCATCAACGGCTCCAGCTACGATCGCAGCCATATTACAGGAGCCTCAAGCTCCACGAGGGGGAGTTCTGCGGGGAGTTATCCGCAAGAAACTTTAAACCCTCCCCCCAGTCCAGCGACTACCGCCAACTCGACGCGGTGCTCCAGCAGCAATGCTTCCAGGTACCGACCCTATCGACATTACAGAAGCATCAATCAGCCTCCACCTCCGACGCCCTGCAGCACAGACGTCTGTGACGAATCGGATAGCAATTATCCCTCGAGGTACAGATATGAAAGCGAACCATTTCCACCGCCCCCTACACCACGATCCCTCTATCACAGCGATGCAGCAATCAGTTGCCCACCGTCCCCTGGTTCTAGGTCGTCGACTTATTTTAGCCCTCTACCTCCGCCGCCTTCACCGGTACCCTAGAGTATATTGTAGATGTATCGTTATTCAGACTACATTGTGGGTACCGTACCAAACACCATTATTCGGGAGCTAATATTTATGACCCGATGATATTCAGTCTTGCCAATTAACTACGTCTAATTTGATAATCTGCAAAACTTCCGTTACGTGGAAGAATAACGATTCAATAACATAATCAATGAATGTTGATGGAGGTTCggtattttgacgaaaaattatttttactaatCGAGTGCAGCCATAGTGCAGCAGCTGTAGAGAATTCGAACCCCTGTACAAAGCCCATACCATTGTGCCTGGTAACTAAGGTTTCACCTATGTACGAAATTTACATcgttatacatacctgtacaaaCAACTCATACATCATTGTAAATAGAGTACGAGTGTATGTCTGAGAATTTGTAAGCAGTTAAGAATAACAGACAGCTTATAACTAgtgtatatattattctgTAAGAtacttcatcttttttctacaTCGCCTGAATTAATTCCAGCAGCAGTAAGCTCGACCATCAATTTGACAGCGCGTCAGTAATTCACTATGTTTTTTTACCATCAATGGCGAAAAATGCCGATtaacgaaatggaaaaattacgctggttgaattttttccgacaAGCTTTATACCAGTGCATCACATTTTATCGAGGAGTTTGCTGTGacttaattaaatttcagaaACCGTGCCATAAATAGTAATCGTTACAATATAGGATGTGATTATTTAAGTATGAGTCAGTATTGTAACAAAGCATCACCGAGCTGTGTACGATGCATTGATTTCgaatattcatatttcatattgCCGTGCGGTAAGTACGCACATAACGTACACATACTGAGAGTCCCCTTAATCAAGGAGAGTGATTATTAAATTACTTTATTCATTCGACACATGTGTTGAAAGACTGAAATCATTGCCTACATTCTTATTTTCTACGCAGCACTGCCACTGTATCACATTTGAGCTGTACGATAAGTACCTGAATTTTGGTGAAAAGAGTTCAAGCCTAGTTTAATGTGTTATCAATGTAAACTCATTGGGGGTGGGTTATATCTTTGAATTGAACGGGGATGAAATACCTATAAACAGATTCATGGTGCTGCGATGAATAGTTATAGTTGTTTATACCGAAGTATACGAATTAATGAACAATTATGAGATATGCGATAACGCTGGAGCAATGGAGTAACGcacttttatttccatttgtttgattgcattcgaaattttcccGTCGAATTGTCCCTCTCGTCCTGAGCAGCCAACTCCTCGTCCAACAACAATTCGAAGTTTCCCATCGCCTCCAATGACGGACATTTATTCCATCTGACGCTATGGTTTCACAAAGCCAAAAAGAATTGTTTCTCAATCCGATGATATTAGTTTGGAGTAAAGTACTTACTCAGGTACACCACCCGGGGGAACGACTACAGATACTATATTGTCGATTAATTTATACTTCAGAATACGGTCGTTAACAGTAGTTGAAGTCAAGGATGGCGATGCATTGACCTAAACAAAGAATTAACCGCAATGAATCGTATACTCCCCCGTTACCGGAGTACCCCACGAATTGTAGTACTCGCCTCTGAAACTTCAATGAACATTTAACGGTTAATTAAATTTGACCGACCTCAATCAGCCATGGCTTCAGCTTATTATCTATGATAATATCATAGCCATAGCATTCGAAGCAGTGTCGATCATTAGCCATCACCGGAGCCACAGCTTTTAACGAGTGTACGATACACCAGGAAATGTTTGCAAATAATTTCTCAGTCACGGCTTTGCCACGGGTGCTTTCCAAGTACAATCTCAAGTTTTGTACGCTTAGCTTCCCTCCGTGCAAACTGTTATACTCATCCTAACACAATGTTAGTATTATTCGTCGTACTACGCCAAGTTCGCGGGATTTCAAACGATCTGAACTCACCCCATGCTTCTGTACGGATACGTTAGTCAGATGAACATACATGTTGTCGAGTTCCTGAATACTGGTATCGTATTTGACGGTACAAAATCGACAGAATCCAAGTTTGAAAAGATAAGCTTTCAGAGGCCGGAATGAAGTGATGAGTACGTATAACCGAAGATCAAATTTCTTACCCCCAATTAAGAGGGGATTGTCGATGTACCTTACATCATTGCCATGATTAGAGGTGAACCGCATATAAGTTACTGCTGGCAAAGTTAGTTAGCACGATACCTAGATATGACGTAGGATTCTTTAGCGAGGTTTGGGTTGAATGGATTTCTTGCTTCCCGTGACCATCGTTTGAGTTTGCTCAATTTATTGATGAGAAATATTCCAGCTCCCTGTGATTTACCGCACGGTTTCATTATCCAAGTACTTTGTGGAGCCTTGCGATATTCCTCGACAAACATGTTATAATCTGTAAGTAAATAATTGAGGTCCTGGTTGTATAAGTAAATATCATTTCACGAGCAAAACTTATAGGGTTGATGGTATACCTGCTGGCAACACGAAGGTAACCGGTATAAAATCAAGGTGAAGGTATTTTCCTGGGCCATCTCCTCTTTCTGCTAGCGGACTTCCTTCCCTCTCCAGGTCCTTTCTgtatctttttatattttttacaaggAGATCTTTGCGCGTTAGCTCGTAATGATTTGGGAAGTGGTTGATTGTTCTGTAATGGTACTTCAAATATCATTGTCAATCTTACATTGGAAATAGACCTCTGGACTCACATATTTTGAAACGGTGGAAAATAGTCATTGGAAGTTGTCATAAATGTTATCTTATCGTGGCTATGAAATATCACCGGGTAAAATTGTTACTTACTGATTGTCGCTCATTCTATAGCCAGTCTCAACGCTGAAAATTGTTCTGCACGATTGTGTAACAGCCCTGAAGACATGTCAGGATTATCGATAAGCGTTACAGTATAGTATAAAGCGTCAACGAATAGCGAGATGCTACGTAAACCTaccaataaaaattccaatcgTCTTCAGGACCAACCTGCGTCCAGCCTCTTTTCTCAAAGTTGTATACTATCACGGACTTGTCCATGTCTGTGCAAAACGTCACCCTCATCTTGTCTACTCCGATGGTTGGCACCCTGAAAGTTGGTTGTCGTACTGTagtgtatttttataatttacgtTGGTCTTAGAATATCTCTAATGGATAAACTTGTACATATAATAACCGAGAAGGTAAggagtgtataggtataccaacGGGTATACTCATAGTATCGGTATGATAGCGTTAAGCGGATGAGTATATACTCGCACTTAATAATTCATTACAAATTGACATCAAGCACAGACTTATATTTGGAAAACCGGTACTCCGTTCACCTGCCGTAAATTGTGGACGAGCTATTCACGCCTGTATTCCGTTTGTTTAAATCCGCACTTATGTTGGACATTGTTAAGCATATACTTGTGTACTACgtcgttgattgaaaattataggATCTTTGGTCACGACTACGTTGTACTACGTACAcgactacgtacgtacgtacgtacctatacatataggtacggCTGTGTAGCGATGATGTTTgatcgattttattattttactggCTCCAAAAATGAGAACGCTTTGCACTTGACCATTagccgtacatacgtatgtatgaatCGTTGTCCTCCGATTCGTATCCTATTGAGTTTAATATTATTTGCATCCTATTAAACTCTCATGAAATTATCGATGACCAGACAATCTTGTTATCTATGCCCTTCTTTATAACTATTTTAAACTAATTCATAACTATTTGAGAACTATTCGGCCAGATTACCGATAGTAGTATGTATATCATACAATATCAGTCGATCATAGATTTGATACGAACGAACCGCGAAATCTCTGTCGATCGCGTGAAGAGCTGGATGAAACGGAAGAATTTACAGGATATGCGCAGCCTAATAATCCTACAAAAAGAGTTAGTATCGGCCATGCACGACGAAATCTATATGGGTAGAGTTACCTTAATTTTGATTAGTAACTAGACGTTCTATTAGCGCGGAAGTTTGTACGCCATATTTTACGTGGCCTCGGTGTTCTCTTTCAGTGTTCAGATCGCTATAAAAAAAGTTGAGCCGCTTTCACACCATACGGAATGTTCATCTCTTTCACTGATACATGctagtacgtacatacatacgtacgacaGCTCAATGTCAGTAATTGGGTACACGTGAAATCGCAGGTGAGTGAGTAAATTGTTTCCCCAATGTGGCGTGAAAGAAATAAGGTACTGATGAGGTTTCACGGCCATGCATAATGGCAGTTGGAGATTTTTCAAGCGAATTTAGTGGGACTCCCCATATTATCCCTCCCGCCAGTCCCACAGATATACATACGCTAACGTAATATACCCTCGCTGTACGGGCATTCCGTAGCATGCAACTTTTATAATTTGACACCCCATGGTGTATCTCCGCGATCGCTTGAATGGGGTTTGATTTGTATGATAAAAACTACGTCACTTATTGATGATTTCGTACAAATACGGTTACGACATTCTTGCAACCGCTTATGGCAACGCTTATGGTCTTAGatttcagaatttgaaaaaagacagCTGATCCAAACGAGGTCGACACATCCCTAGTCAGTGCAGCGGTATGTCACCGATAGATGAGATCGGAATGCAGTGTGGCGGAGGAATTATCAAGCGACACTTAAGTCGGGGGAGAGGAATACCCTGTTCCGATCTGTCTTGCAACGCTTGTTTGTGTGATCGGGCGCATCGCCACATTCTTTGCGCCGTGTGCGGGTACACGGGATGGGGCAGAATCAAATTCAGTTGCCCACAACATCCACAGGTATcgtcgaaataaattttgataaacGATCATTCATGTGCAGAATTTGATAGATGATGTTATCTTTGATTCTTTTTGTCGCAGACAATATTTCTCATCGATGTGTCGCAATGTCCGAAATGTAGAGCGTACGGGTACATGATGAGCGAGTTTTAGTCATGTGGTATCACACACCAGGATAAGAAGTTAAATACGCTGGCCTTATTTTGATTCTTAGAACTCGACCGACACGCAAAATCATATACTTTCGTGCACAAATGATTTTAGCTTGGAATTGGCAAAGCTCAAAATCTATTTGGACTTGATTAGCTATATTCCCGCGCTGGCCATCGAATGTAATGCCTCAATATTATCTGCGTATTATAAGAATAACGATAAGTAAGTTGACTGTTATTAAAGTTTGTGTTGCAAAATAAGTTCTGGGTGTATACTCTTACAGTTTgtcaaagtattttttttccatcgatatcGTTTATTACTAAGAATCTGTTAACAAGACGTACACGTAAACCACAACTTAAGCATATTTAGTTATTATGATTACTAATTACGCTATTTTTTTGGAGTGTCTGAGACTTTGTAGACTGTATTCAAATCGTGAATAAATGAGGTATACACCGTATCGGAACTATTGCGTCGTTGCCAATTTATTGCTCTGAAAAGTAAAGGGTCTCAGCTCAATTTTTCCACGACAGGTTCGTCTTTCTGAAtgtggggtcaaaatacattggaattAAGCAAAGCAGATgtctcttcaaattttccaacttttttttcgataatggGATCCTGAGCTCAAAACACATGAGAGAACACTAACAAATGAGATATCGAGTTTCTGCTTCAAATTCAGAAGTTGTCAAAGGTAGTAACATCAATTATGAGTTCTAACGAGAGTTAGGCCTTCGTATATcaagatgtgaaaaaatttggtgTGAGGATAAATATAGGAAATGGAGGTACGAGGTCCCAATTACAGTTGATTCGAGagttttccaaatattttttttatttattttcatcttgtcAAACTCAGACGCAATAATACTAACATATGAAATTAGTATAATCTCTGAGGGGGGCCCATAGAGGACTTGATGTGAAGGGAACGCACGTTTTGCCAATGTTTCTTCAGAAGAGACACCAGAAAGTTCACCGAAAGATGGACGTTTTGCACGAGCTCGTCAGGGGTCATGCCAACGTGTCCTACGGCGACGGATAGGCACAAGACCTGGAATACAGAACGGACGACATTTACCATCGTAAAAATTGAGAGCCGAATATTATTACAAGGTATGATTTCCTTGGCTTTACCGTGATAAAGACTTTCGATCTTGAGGAAAATGTATGGAATAGTTTCAGCATAAAATCGGGTATGTATCAAGCTCTGATTGAGGCTAGTAGCAATTTAGTGCAATAGCCACAcccagagaagaaaaactttaATCTCCTTTCACTCGACAACCGCCGTTGCCAATGTATTTACAGCAAGGGAAGTGCTTTTTGGAAAGGTATTCGTGAACAATATTTGCTCACAATCTATTTAATGGGAAACAATTGTTTTACCTTTTTCATCTGGAACTTGATCGTAGCTTTAACTTCATCGATCTTGGCAGTCATTGACTCTTGGTGGGAGAGAAGACCAGGGAACTTCCCAGCTTTATTCAAACCTGGACCCAATAGACGAGGGATCTGTTTGATCAGCGACTCACTGGCCAAAAAAGCGTCATATTTCTTGGCTGTAGGAGATAACAGAGTATCAGATTAGAGTAATAGAGTCTGGTATCGAGTCTCCATTTTAAACCAAGTAGAAATTTCTATGTAGCATCTAATATCACAATCAAATCAAATCCATCGGGCTAATTGACGAATTTAAATGTGACGATGAAATAACCACCCAACTCAATACTGATGGATCGTAATGATGTAGCATCAAGTTTACACCCAATTAagaattttatcttcttccGATCGATGACTTAAACTGCCATTGATCAAGCTATTTTTATAGGGAAGCATTTTTAACAAGATGTCACATGCTACAATTAACTGAACGTATGTCGGCGTTGAATTACCTAGTTTCTTAACAAGTTTCTTGTTCTTGTTTAACTTTTTTAGAGCCTCGGCATCCATGAAAGGAACATTTTGTGCTTTAGCTTCATCGCAATGCTGTTGATCTCCCAAAACGCAAACTTGCATCTTTGGACGCGGGATGTTTTTCAGTCTGTAATGCCACATTACTGTTTCACAAATCACAAACTGAATACACTGTGTAAGATTTTCCCCATGTCTATGTGCTCTCAGCATGATTTTCAACAGTTATAATTCATGCTCCAATGAGAACAATGCTACACTACTCACCGGTAAGGTCATTATTATGACCCCGTATGCCAAAGGTAACGGTTAAAAAAAACctccccaatttttttaagACCCTGGGTACAGGTCCGCCAGGAGAAGCCCAGCTCCCTGACATAGCATGATGAAATCTTTTCGGTAATCCCATAATACATTCACATTTGATCTAATTTCAAGCCGAAAAGAAATCTCAAAGTCAGGTAAAAACATACTTTACGGTGCCAGAGAAACGCTTGTCCTTTTGGGGGTCATAATTCTTGAGaccaatttgaatttcgacTGTTTCCAGGAACTGCCTCTTCTTTTCTTGCGAATTCTGTATAACAGCGTTTACACACTCGTACAGAGTATCACGCGACACTTTGGACCTGAAATCAATTGCaggtaaataatttcatattaaaattgaatttactgCTACATCCGTCATGTTGTTAAAATGGTACCGATGCGATTGAAACTTAAGAGAAGCCGTCTGCGTATAGTTAGCCTCAAATACATGTCAGCGTAATGCTTAATATGAATGCAGCTATCTGCAGTGAGtaacaaatattgaaaatcgatcATCAATGGTCTAACACAAGTTCAAGTATGACAATGCGCAATGGTGCTTGTGAAAGCATGATTCTATAAATTTTGTCTCTTGGGGTCGCAGCTACGTGTACATTAAAATAAGGCTATCCGGCAGTTACTTGCATCTGGAAATGAGCTTTGACGGATAAATTACATCAGTAAAATGGAGGATTAACTGAATTATCATGGATATCCAACTCACGTCATGATCAACCCGATGATGCGGCCACTTGAACGACTGATCACCCCGAGAGCTGTAACCGGAAAGACTGGGAAAGACCTAGGGCACGCAGAGCCAATGGTTCGGACGTTTGTCGTTTAAGCATAAACATTGAAGTGATCGAGGGTGATACCATCTACTCACTTTTGTGAAGTTAGCCGACTAAAATCAagtttttaagttttttttcactcaatgAATTGTTGGACGTTTGTTGGTGATGGTCGGAGTAAGCAAAACGTTCGTTGGATCTTATGACTCTTCATATTTTTagccggaaattttttaacttttcatcattgagtaactatactttcGGGGTGCAATCGAAACGTATCCTCTTTGCTCCACTAAACTCTGAAATATTCCAGTGAATTAGTACGTTGGTACATACTACGTACACTTGTTAGAATATCCGTTGAGCAAATGTTTGAATGATATCAACAATGATTCTTAAATAGTCGTACGTACGGACTATTCTCAAAGTTGCAGCAACCGCCAAAGTCAGACGCAGGTTCttcaaaaagtattttttgatCAGTTGTCGCGATTTTTCGGCAACGAATTGAAGCCTgctgtttgaataatttttttccaatggaCAAGAACTGTAATCTAGCTGAAAGATATCGTATAGTGAGAAAACATTTAGATAGACTAGGATACCGCCAAGCATTATCCCTGGATGCTCTGCCTCTTATAGAAAGACTGTTAGCGGATCTTATTCAGACCACCGACAGCCTCAAACATTTCAAAACAGTTGCTCAAGATAATATAGAGGTGAGATTTTTCACAACCTACTGTCCCTACATTTATTCAGCGATGCTATAAACTTTTGAATCTTCACTTTGCTATGTCAATCGCTATTCTCTTTCACAGaagttttttcaatattattggTTTAACGTTTGCTCAAAATAGAACACTAGTgctaagaaaaatgaagttcAAGATTTCATAGCTGGTTTGTTTGATGTTTGGCATAGGCAATTCTAACAACTGATAAATAAGGAACTTGCATAATTGTATCAACGTTTTTCATAGAAATTAAAGGTGCAACAGCAACTCATATATCTCAATATGTGTTAAAAACTCACAGTATCACTCGACTTTACGTTGTGTAAACTTTGTTGTTTTGGTTATTCTGTATACAGATAATGTAATTAATCTCAgggccaaaattttttgcatTCTCAATTTCTTAAATCTGCACGCATTGTTTCTGTTGATTCTTTATGAAGAAGAATACACAGATGTAGATCTACAGATGTGGTTATACCCGAATCTGGTATACAACATTATTCTTCCAGGCATGTAGTCAACTGCAGCTGGTAACTGAGCCATACAAGTGTGACAACGCAAGACTAGTACAGGAGTGTAACCAGCTTCACATGAAATTGTTGGAGACAGATGAAAGTAATCAGAAGCAAATCAAGGAGTTAAAAAAGCAAGTACGCAAGTTAGATATTGCTTCTAACGATGTCCAGTTGCTATCGGCTCAATATCTAAAAAGAATTAAAGAACTCGAAGCCGAATCAGCTggaaaaagtgcaaaaattttcgaattgcaAGGCAAATGTTGTAAGCCCGTAATAAGCAGCACCCATCTTGGTAatgctattatttttttttatatattttatttcgtcataTTTGTTCTTCATATGTTAGAAAGTCAGCCAAAGTTTCACGCGATGGTAAAACTGCTTTACACAAACGCCCATGACGTCTAACTTCTCGTGAATCACTTCTCACAGTTACAAAGAAACGGGCCTGCTATCCTCTGCGAAGACCAACGTTAGAAGCAGATCCGTTGCCGAGAACAAGCAGCAGTTCCTCAGCATTGC
The sequence above is a segment of the Athalia rosae chromosome 5, iyAthRosa1.1, whole genome shotgun sequence genome. Coding sequences within it:
- the LOC105682925 gene encoding polyglutamylase complex subunit TTLL1 isoform X5, encoding MRVTFCTDMDKSVIVYNFEKRGWTQVGPEDDWNFYWAVTQSCRTIFSVETGYRMSDNQTINHFPNHYELTRKDLLVKNIKRYRKDLEREGSPLAERGDGPGKYLHLDFIPVTFVLPADYNMFVEEYRKAPQSTWIMKPCGKSQGAGIFLINKLSKLKRWSREARNPFNPNLAKESYVISRYIDNPLLIGGKKFDLRLYVLITSFRPLKAYLFKLGFCRFCTVKYDTSIQELDNMYVHLTNVSVQKHGDEYNSLHGGKLSVQNLRLYLESTRGKAVTEKLFANISWCIVHSLKAVAPVMANDRHCFECYGYDIIIDNKLKPWLIEVNASPSLTSTTVNDRILKYKLIDNIVSVVVPPGGVPDVRWNKCPSLEAMGNFELLLDEELAAQDERDNSTGKFRMQSNKWK
- the LOC105682925 gene encoding polyglutamylase complex subunit TTLL1 isoform X6; this translates as MSNISADLNKRNTGVNSSSTIYGRVPTIGVDKMRVTFCTDMDKSVIVYNFEKRGWTQVGPEDDWNFYWAVTQSCRTIFSVETGYRMSDNQTINHFPNHYELTRKDLLVKNIKRYRKDLEREGSPLAERGDGPGKYLHLDFIPVTFVLPADYNMFVEEYRKAPQSTWIMKPCGKSQGAGIFLINKLSKLKRWSREARNPFNPNLAKESYVISRYIDNPLLIGGKKFDLRLYVLITSFRPLKAYLFKLGFCRFCTVKYDTSIQELDNMYVHLTNVSVQKHGDEYNSLHGGKLSVQNLRLYLESTRGKAVTEKLFANISWCIVHSLKAVAPVMANDRHCFECYGYDIIIDNKLKPWLIEVGQI
- the LOC105682925 gene encoding polyglutamylase complex subunit TTLL1 isoform X1 translates to MSNISADLNKRNTGVNSSSTIYGRVPTIGVDKMRVTFCTDMDKSVIVYNFEKRGWTQVGPEDDWNFYWAVTQSCRTIFSVETGYRMSDNQTINHFPNHYELTRKDLLVKNIKRYRKDLEREGSPLAERGDGPGKYLHLDFIPVTFVLPADYNMFVEEYRKAPQSTWIMKPCGKSQGAGIFLINKLSKLKRWSREARNPFNPNLAKESYVISRYIDNPLLIGGKKFDLRLYVLITSFRPLKAYLFKLGFCRFCTVKYDTSIQELDNMYVHLTNVSVQKHGDEYNSLHGGKLSVQNLRLYLESTRGKAVTEKLFANISWCIVHSLKAVAPVMANDRHCFECYGYDIIIDNKLKPWLIEVNASPSLTSTTVNDRILKYKLIDNIVSVVVPPGGVPDVRWNKCPSLEAMGNFELLLDEELAAQDERDNSTGKFRMQSNKWK
- the LOC105682925 gene encoding polyglutamylase complex subunit TTLL1 isoform X2, yielding MSIPVGIPIHSLPSRVPTIGVDKMRVTFCTDMDKSVIVYNFEKRGWTQVGPEDDWNFYWAVTQSCRTIFSVETGYRMSDNQTINHFPNHYELTRKDLLVKNIKRYRKDLEREGSPLAERGDGPGKYLHLDFIPVTFVLPADYNMFVEEYRKAPQSTWIMKPCGKSQGAGIFLINKLSKLKRWSREARNPFNPNLAKESYVISRYIDNPLLIGGKKFDLRLYVLITSFRPLKAYLFKLGFCRFCTVKYDTSIQELDNMYVHLTNVSVQKHGDEYNSLHGGKLSVQNLRLYLESTRGKAVTEKLFANISWCIVHSLKAVAPVMANDRHCFECYGYDIIIDNKLKPWLIEVNASPSLTSTTVNDRILKYKLIDNIVSVVVPPGGVPDVRWNKCPSLEAMGNFELLLDEELAAQDERDNSTGKFRMQSNKWK
- the LOC105682925 gene encoding polyglutamylase complex subunit TTLL1 isoform X3; amino-acid sequence: MYRVPTIGVDKMRVTFCTDMDKSVIVYNFEKRGWTQVGPEDDWNFYWAVTQSCRTIFSVETGYRMSDNQTINHFPNHYELTRKDLLVKNIKRYRKDLEREGSPLAERGDGPGKYLHLDFIPVTFVLPADYNMFVEEYRKAPQSTWIMKPCGKSQGAGIFLINKLSKLKRWSREARNPFNPNLAKESYVISRYIDNPLLIGGKKFDLRLYVLITSFRPLKAYLFKLGFCRFCTVKYDTSIQELDNMYVHLTNVSVQKHGDEYNSLHGGKLSVQNLRLYLESTRGKAVTEKLFANISWCIVHSLKAVAPVMANDRHCFECYGYDIIIDNKLKPWLIEVNASPSLTSTTVNDRILKYKLIDNIVSVVVPPGGVPDVRWNKCPSLEAMGNFELLLDEELAAQDERDNSTGKFRMQSNKWK
- the LOC105682925 gene encoding polyglutamylase complex subunit TTLL1 isoform X4, whose product is MVPTIGVDKMRVTFCTDMDKSVIVYNFEKRGWTQVGPEDDWNFYWAVTQSCRTIFSVETGYRMSDNQTINHFPNHYELTRKDLLVKNIKRYRKDLEREGSPLAERGDGPGKYLHLDFIPVTFVLPADYNMFVEEYRKAPQSTWIMKPCGKSQGAGIFLINKLSKLKRWSREARNPFNPNLAKESYVISRYIDNPLLIGGKKFDLRLYVLITSFRPLKAYLFKLGFCRFCTVKYDTSIQELDNMYVHLTNVSVQKHGDEYNSLHGGKLSVQNLRLYLESTRGKAVTEKLFANISWCIVHSLKAVAPVMANDRHCFECYGYDIIIDNKLKPWLIEVNASPSLTSTTVNDRILKYKLIDNIVSVVVPPGGVPDVRWNKCPSLEAMGNFELLLDEELAAQDERDNSTGKFRMQSNKWK